A window of the Streptomyces albireticuli genome harbors these coding sequences:
- a CDS encoding class I SAM-dependent methyltransferase, with translation MIITACRVCANHELLPVLDLGEQALTGVFPATRDEAVPSVPLELVRCSPAGCGLVQLRHTPDPALMYGEGYGYRSGIRPFMINHLHGKVAALRELVAPGPGDLVLDIGSNDSTLLRGYPADGPRLVGMDPTGGKFRELYPPHAELVVDYFSREAFVERFGSARAKVVTSIAMFYDLPDPLRFMRDVHDVLADDGVWMLEQSYMPAMLEADAYDVVCHEHLEYYALRQIEWMAERAGLTVLKAELTDVYGGSLCATLARKGSPYPVDEAGLARIRAREAAAGLDTAAPFDAFARRVRDQRDALVGFLARSREAGLLTLGYGASTKGNVILQYCGITERDLPCIGEVSEEKAGRFTPGTGIPIVSEEEAKSWKPDQLLVLPWIYRDGFLEREREFRDRGGKLVFPLPGLSVV, from the coding sequence ATGATCATCACCGCGTGCCGCGTCTGCGCCAACCACGAACTGCTCCCCGTACTGGACCTGGGGGAGCAGGCGCTCACCGGGGTGTTCCCGGCCACCCGCGACGAGGCCGTCCCGTCGGTCCCCCTGGAGCTGGTCCGGTGCTCCCCCGCCGGGTGCGGCCTGGTGCAGCTGCGCCACACCCCGGACCCCGCCCTGATGTACGGGGAGGGCTACGGCTACCGCTCCGGCATCCGGCCGTTCATGATCAACCACCTGCACGGCAAGGTGGCGGCCCTCCGGGAGCTCGTCGCGCCCGGCCCCGGGGACCTGGTCCTCGACATCGGCAGCAACGACTCGACGCTGCTGCGCGGCTACCCCGCGGACGGCCCGCGCCTGGTCGGCATGGACCCGACCGGCGGGAAGTTCCGTGAGCTGTACCCGCCGCACGCCGAGCTCGTCGTCGACTACTTCTCGCGCGAGGCGTTCGTGGAGCGCTTCGGCTCCGCGCGCGCGAAGGTCGTCACGTCGATCGCGATGTTCTACGACCTGCCGGACCCGCTGCGCTTCATGCGGGACGTCCACGACGTCCTCGCCGACGACGGCGTCTGGATGCTGGAGCAGAGCTACATGCCGGCCATGCTGGAGGCCGACGCCTACGACGTGGTGTGCCACGAGCACCTGGAGTACTACGCCCTCCGGCAGATCGAGTGGATGGCGGAGCGGGCCGGCCTGACGGTGCTGAAGGCCGAGCTCACGGACGTCTACGGCGGCAGCCTCTGCGCGACCCTGGCCAGGAAGGGCTCCCCCTACCCGGTGGACGAGGCGGGCCTGGCCCGGATCCGGGCCCGCGAGGCGGCGGCGGGCCTCGACACCGCGGCGCCCTTCGACGCCTTCGCCCGGCGCGTGCGGGACCAGCGGGACGCCCTCGTCGGCTTCCTGGCCCGCTCCCGCGAGGCGGGCCTGCTGACCCTCGGGTACGGGGCCTCGACGAAGGGCAATGTGATCCTCCAGTACTGCGGGATCACCGAGCGGGACCTGCCGTGCATCGGCGAGGTCAGCGAGGAGAAGGCCGGCCGCTTCACCCCCGGCACGGGCATCCCCATCGTCTCCGAGGAGGAGGCGAAATCCTGGAAGCCGGACCAGTTGCTGGTGCTGCCGTGGATCTACCGCGACGGCTTCCTGGAGCGCGAGCGGGAGTTCCGGGACCGGGGCGGGAAGCTGGTGTTCCCGCTGCCGGGGCTGAGCGTGGTGTAA
- a CDS encoding HAD-IIIC family phosphatase has protein sequence MHRENPAPTTVKCLVWDLDNTLWQGTLLEDGEVRLRPGLRETVVELDSRGILNSVASKNDHDHAWARLEELGLAEYFVLPRIGWGPKSKSVRAIAEELNFAPGTIAFIDDQPFERAEVLHSLPEVRAYPAEQAAELTSLPEFSPATVTVDSRRRRAMYQASFRRDAERAGFDGPDADFLRSLDIRMRITRATPAELSRVEELTLRTSQMNATGVHYSEADLLALIDDPDHEVLVTTVTDRFGPYGAVGVVLVHRSPVSWRIKLLATSCRVVSLGAGTALLRWLTDQAHRAGVHLTADFRPTERNRMMEVAYRFAGFTGAGEDPCPCLPGPDPAGADARPDGSGSPVGRLHLVPSAQPAPDTLRLEAPDLSERTR, from the coding sequence GTGCACCGGGAGAACCCCGCCCCGACCACGGTGAAGTGCCTGGTATGGGATCTCGACAACACCCTCTGGCAGGGCACCCTGCTGGAGGACGGCGAGGTGCGGCTGCGGCCGGGCCTGCGCGAGACGGTCGTCGAGCTGGACTCGCGCGGCATCCTCAACTCCGTGGCCAGCAAGAACGACCACGACCACGCCTGGGCGCGGCTGGAGGAGCTGGGCCTCGCCGAGTACTTCGTGCTGCCCAGGATCGGCTGGGGGCCGAAGTCGAAGTCGGTCCGGGCGATCGCCGAGGAGCTGAACTTCGCGCCCGGCACCATCGCCTTCATCGACGACCAGCCCTTCGAGCGCGCCGAGGTCCTCCACTCGCTGCCGGAGGTCCGCGCCTACCCCGCCGAGCAGGCCGCGGAGCTGACCTCGCTGCCGGAGTTCAGCCCGGCCACGGTCACGGTCGACTCGCGCCGCCGCCGCGCGATGTACCAGGCGTCGTTCCGGCGGGACGCCGAGCGCGCCGGGTTCGACGGGCCGGACGCGGACTTCCTGCGCTCGCTGGACATCCGGATGCGGATCACCCGCGCCACCCCGGCGGAGCTCTCCCGGGTCGAGGAACTCACCCTGCGCACCAGCCAGATGAACGCGACGGGCGTGCACTACTCCGAGGCCGACCTGCTCGCCCTGATCGACGACCCGGACCACGAGGTGCTGGTCACCACGGTCACCGACCGCTTCGGCCCGTACGGCGCGGTCGGCGTCGTCCTCGTCCACCGCTCCCCCGTCAGCTGGCGGATCAAGCTGCTCGCCACCTCCTGCCGGGTGGTGTCGCTGGGCGCCGGCACCGCGCTCCTGCGCTGGCTGACCGACCAGGCGCACCGGGCGGGCGTGCACCTGACCGCCGACTTCCGGCCCACCGAGCGCAACCGGATGATGGAAGTGGCGTACCGCTTCGCCGGGTTCACCGGCGCCGGGGAGGACCCCTGCCCGTGCCTGCCGGGCCCGGACCCCGCCGGCGCGGACGCCCGGCCGGACGGCTCCGGGTCCCCGGTCGGCAGGCTGCACCTGGTGCCGTCCGCCCAGCCCGCCCCCGACACCCTCCGCCTGGAGGCCCCCGACCTTTCCGAGAGGACCCGATGA
- a CDS encoding acyl-CoA dehydrogenase family protein: MSETTAGGTDLWPEELFTELVGDRAAEWDRTGRIPLDTLRGLGAKGLLCAQAPAAHGGLAFSSRRNGELTAHVGTLCSSLRSVMTSQGMAAWTLRRLAGPGQQAALVPRLTGGELAAVAFSEAGAGSDLSALRTRITRDGDEVVVDGAKVWTTNAAYADLLVVFGRTDDGAGAVVVPASAPGVRVERIDDPLGCRAAGHADIRLDGVRLPADALLQGVDRTPALLVTTALGYGRMSVAWGCTGILRGCLTAAVRHAKAREQFGVRLAEHQLVARHLAELFVAEQSARRACEHASDLWDEGSPDMVTAAVLAKHVAATGAARGAARAVQVLASAGSRDGHTVARALRDAKLMEIIEGSSEICELMLSQHALATAG, encoded by the coding sequence GTGAGTGAGACGACGGCCGGCGGGACGGACCTGTGGCCCGAGGAGCTGTTCACCGAACTGGTCGGGGACCGGGCCGCGGAGTGGGACCGTACGGGCCGGATACCGCTCGACACCCTCCGGGGCCTCGGCGCCAAGGGCCTGCTGTGCGCCCAGGCGCCGGCGGCCCACGGCGGCCTGGCCTTCTCCAGCAGGCGCAACGGTGAACTCACCGCCCACGTGGGCACGCTGTGCAGCTCCCTGCGCAGCGTGATGACCTCGCAGGGCATGGCCGCCTGGACGCTGCGCCGGCTGGCCGGCCCCGGGCAGCAGGCGGCGCTCGTCCCCCGGCTCACCGGCGGGGAACTGGCCGCCGTCGCCTTCAGCGAGGCCGGAGCGGGCAGCGACCTGTCCGCCCTGCGGACGCGCATCACCCGCGACGGCGACGAGGTCGTCGTCGACGGTGCCAAGGTGTGGACCACCAACGCCGCGTACGCGGACCTGCTCGTGGTCTTCGGCCGCACGGACGACGGCGCGGGCGCCGTGGTGGTCCCGGCGTCGGCCCCCGGCGTGCGCGTGGAGCGGATCGACGACCCGCTCGGCTGCCGCGCGGCCGGCCACGCCGACATCCGCCTGGACGGGGTCCGGCTGCCCGCCGACGCCCTGCTCCAGGGGGTGGACCGCACCCCGGCCCTGCTCGTCACCACGGCGCTCGGCTACGGGCGGATGTCCGTGGCCTGGGGCTGTACGGGCATCCTGCGCGGCTGCCTGACCGCCGCCGTCCGGCACGCGAAGGCGCGCGAGCAGTTCGGCGTCCGGCTGGCCGAGCACCAGCTCGTGGCCCGGCACCTCGCCGAGCTGTTCGTCGCCGAGCAGAGCGCCCGCCGGGCGTGCGAGCACGCCAGCGACCTGTGGGACGAGGGCAGCCCGGACATGGTGACCGCCGCCGTCCTCGCCAAGCACGTCGCCGCCACCGGCGCCGCGCGCGGCGCGGCCAGGGCGGTGCAGGTGCTGGCCTCCGCGGGCTCCCGCGACGGCCACACGGTGGCGCGGGCGCTCCGCGACGCCAAGCTCATGGAGATCATCGAGGGCAGCAGCGAGATCTGCGAACTGATGCTGTCCCAGCACGCGTTGGCGACCGCGGGATGA
- a CDS encoding macrolide family glycosyltransferase, with product MAHIAFFILPVAGHVNPTLGVAEELVARGHRVTYALPEGIADRAVRVGADVVTYPLDKERFLAQMVPRQDADAYTDEGEFLRVLEWLLDMTRATLPLLEPHFAADRPDVIVNDPSSLWTGRLLADRWDIPVIRSTPTYAANEHWSLHPPVDSAEPPDDPELHELLARIGRLLEEEGAKGDLAAFTEVLHGGPALLYMPRSFQYAGDTFDDRHHFVGPCSPKAAFHGTWEPPLDGKPLVMVSLGTLYNERPEFFRTCVEAFRDEPWNIVLVLGGGLTPEQLGPVPGNVQVHDFVPHGDVLPHASLVVNHGGMSTAMDAFSHGVPVVAVPVMPEPRATARRITELGLGAMLLTSEVTAGTLRDTARRVLADPGVHDRLRAMGERIREAGGPAAAATAVEGLLPAGT from the coding sequence ATGGCTCATATCGCATTCTTCATCCTGCCTGTCGCCGGGCATGTGAATCCGACGCTGGGCGTGGCCGAGGAGCTGGTCGCCCGCGGGCACCGGGTGACCTACGCCCTGCCCGAGGGGATCGCGGACCGCGCCGTGCGGGTGGGAGCCGACGTCGTCACGTACCCGCTGGACAAGGAGCGGTTCCTCGCGCAGATGGTGCCCCGGCAGGACGCCGACGCCTATACGGACGAGGGTGAGTTCCTCCGGGTGCTGGAGTGGCTGCTGGACATGACCCGCGCGACGCTGCCGCTGCTGGAGCCGCACTTCGCCGCGGACCGCCCCGACGTGATCGTCAACGACCCGTCCTCGCTGTGGACGGGCCGGCTGCTCGCCGACCGCTGGGACATCCCCGTCATCCGCAGCACGCCGACCTACGCGGCGAACGAGCACTGGTCGCTGCATCCGCCCGTCGACTCGGCCGAGCCGCCGGACGACCCCGAACTGCACGAGCTGCTGGCGCGGATCGGGCGGCTGCTGGAGGAGGAGGGCGCCAAGGGTGACCTCGCCGCCTTCACCGAGGTGCTCCACGGCGGGCCCGCCCTGCTCTACATGCCGCGCTCCTTCCAGTACGCGGGCGACACCTTCGACGACCGGCACCACTTCGTCGGCCCGTGCTCGCCCAAGGCCGCCTTCCACGGCACCTGGGAGCCGCCGCTCGACGGCAAGCCGCTGGTCATGGTGAGCCTGGGCACGCTCTACAACGAGCGGCCGGAGTTCTTCCGCACCTGCGTCGAGGCGTTCCGCGACGAGCCGTGGAACATCGTCCTGGTGCTCGGCGGCGGCCTCACCCCCGAGCAGCTCGGCCCGGTGCCCGGCAACGTCCAGGTGCACGACTTCGTCCCGCACGGCGACGTGCTGCCGCACGCCTCCCTCGTGGTGAACCACGGCGGGATGAGCACGGCCATGGACGCCTTCTCGCACGGCGTCCCGGTGGTGGCGGTGCCCGTGATGCCCGAGCCGCGGGCCACGGCGCGCCGGATCACCGAACTCGGGCTCGGCGCGATGCTGCTGACCTCCGAGGTGACGGCCGGGACCCTGCGGGACACCGCGCGCCGCGTGCTGGCCGACCCCGGCGTCCACGACCGGCTGCGCGCGATGGGGGAGCGGATCCGGGAGGCCGGCGGCCCGGCCGCGGCGGCCACGGCCGTCGAGGGGCTGCTCCCGGCCGGGACCTGA
- a CDS encoding 3-hydroxyacyl-CoA dehydrogenase family protein has translation MTDNNTDSTDNTAKDPLVVVGAGVMGTAIAALAVGHGHPVGLIDHSPEACATAPERIALHLRTARMMGALPAGGRLGELTTAETPDAAAGAAAVIEAVTEDPEEKAAVLAELAAAVRPGTLLVSNTSGVPIEEMADAVPHPEDLVGVHFMNPAYLIRTVEVILGPRSGAGAATAVRELLAGLGREGIVVGDGPGFVTSRLLHRMLNDAIEVVREGRAAPETVDALMRHCIGHRTGPLATADLIGLDNLADSLRVLHERTGDEAFRPSELLLDKVRRGELGRKSGRGFYEYEEITP, from the coding sequence GTGACCGACAACAACACCGACAGCACCGACAACACCGCAAAGGACCCGCTCGTCGTGGTGGGCGCCGGCGTCATGGGCACGGCCATCGCCGCGCTCGCCGTCGGCCACGGCCACCCGGTCGGACTGATCGACCACTCCCCCGAGGCGTGCGCCACCGCCCCCGAGCGGATCGCACTGCACCTGCGCACGGCCCGGATGATGGGCGCGCTGCCCGCGGGCGGCCGGCTCGGCGAGCTGACCACCGCGGAGACGCCGGACGCCGCCGCCGGGGCGGCCGCCGTGATCGAGGCGGTCACCGAGGACCCCGAGGAGAAGGCCGCGGTGCTCGCGGAACTCGCGGCGGCGGTGCGCCCCGGCACCCTTCTGGTGAGCAACACCTCGGGGGTGCCCATCGAGGAGATGGCCGACGCCGTCCCGCACCCCGAGGACCTCGTCGGGGTGCACTTCATGAACCCGGCGTACCTGATCCGGACGGTGGAGGTGATCCTCGGCCCGCGCAGCGGCGCCGGCGCGGCCACGGCCGTCCGGGAACTGCTCGCCGGGCTGGGGCGCGAGGGCATCGTCGTGGGCGACGGGCCGGGCTTCGTCACCAGCCGCCTGCTGCACCGGATGCTCAACGACGCGATCGAGGTGGTGCGCGAGGGGCGGGCCGCGCCGGAGACGGTGGACGCCCTGATGCGCCACTGCATCGGCCACCGCACCGGCCCGCTGGCCACCGCGGACCTGATCGGCCTGGACAACCTCGCCGACTCGCTCCGGGTGCTGCACGAGAGGACCGGCGACGAGGCCTTCCGCCCGAGCGAACTGCTGCTGGACAAGGTCCGGCGGGGCGAGCTCGGCCGCAAGAGCGGCCGGGGATTCTACGAATACGAGGAGATCACGCCATGA
- a CDS encoding acyl carrier protein, whose protein sequence is MTKTSDQAGSATGTGPDAAGGDIADELLGFLAARTRTTWERDQDLFAVGGMSSLFAMQLVVHLEKTYGVTISGADLMLDNFRTVDAMVRLVHKLGGARAAASAGTTAGE, encoded by the coding sequence ATGACCAAGACCTCCGACCAGGCGGGCTCCGCCACCGGGACGGGACCGGACGCGGCCGGCGGCGACATCGCCGACGAGCTGCTCGGCTTCCTCGCCGCCCGCACGAGGACGACGTGGGAGCGCGACCAGGACCTGTTCGCCGTCGGCGGGATGTCGTCGCTGTTCGCCATGCAGCTCGTCGTGCACCTGGAGAAGACCTACGGCGTCACCATCAGCGGCGCCGACCTGATGCTCGACAACTTCCGCACGGTGGACGCCATGGTCCGGCTCGTCCACAAGCTGGGCGGGGCGCGGGCCGCCGCCTCGGCCGGGACCACGGCCGGTGAGTGA